A window of the Dioscorea cayenensis subsp. rotundata cultivar TDr96_F1 chromosome 14, TDr96_F1_v2_PseudoChromosome.rev07_lg8_w22 25.fasta, whole genome shotgun sequence genome harbors these coding sequences:
- the LOC120275596 gene encoding uncharacterized protein LOC120275596, with protein sequence MSSPKVSKMKSSATTFFKRVFSVLGTMVKAKSAALKSKTNALKTRLIIFSLLQDKRVLMTAISHKIHALMGEKEKEKEEKDDEECGSDGEHSCIDKLLNCLSCLEMDENTGETECLVEPEEEEEEVDNGEGSAADFVRSFRKNDSEFNLEDEIDHVADVFIKRFHNQMRMQKQESFKRYQEMLERGL encoded by the coding sequence ATGTCTAGTCCTAAAGTTTCAAAAATGAAGAGCAGTGCAACTACATTCTTCAAACGAGTGTTCTCAGTGCTGGGAACAATGGTGAAGGCCAAGTCAGCAGCATTGAAAAGCAAAACTAATGCACTGAAAACAAGGCTCATCATCTTTAGTTTGTTACAGGACAAGAGGGTGTTGATGACTGCTATTTCTCACAAGATTCATGCACTAATgggagagaaggagaaggaaaaagaggagaaagatGATGAGGAATGCGGAAGTGATGGTGAGCACTCATGCATTGATAAATTATTGAACTGTTTGTCTTGCCTTGAGATGGATGAGAACACTGGTGAGACAGAATGTCTTGTTGAGccggaagaagaagaagaagaggttgaCAATGGAGAAGGATCAGCTGCAGACTTTGTAAGGAGTTTTCGGAAAAACGACTCGGAGTTCAACCTGGAGGATGAGATTGATCATGTTGCGGATGTGTTCATCAAGAGATTTCATAACCAGATGAGAATGCAAAAGCAGGAATCATTCAAGAGGTATCAAGAGATGCTGGAAAGGGGTCTCTAG